ATCTGTTAGGGTCTAGCAACTAGCAAGCACCTAGTAGCAGCAGCACCTAGCAATGTTTGCAGCAGCAACACCTAGCAAGCACCAGGAAGCACTAGTAGGCACCAACAAGCAGCCTTTCAAGCAGCAGCACTGGCATTTGGTGTGATTTTTCATCTATTTTGATTTAATTAACAGTATTGGCACTTGGCTCCAACATTTGGCTCAAGCTATCATCCAAGGCAACATCTTATAAAAGGAAATTAGTAACTATTAGCTACTAAGCAACCTAGCAACTAGAAGCAACCTAGCTAACATCAAGTACCTAGCAACTAACAACCTAGCAACTAGCAAGTAGCAAGCACATAGCAACTAGCAGTAGCAAGCTAGCAGCAGCACCTAGTGATGCATACagagcatcattgcatagtgcatACAGAGCATCGAAAATCAAACAGAGATCATAAGGAATTCATAGCTCACATAGGCACATAGCATAGGTCATGCCGAAACAGAGAAAAATTCAGAGGAGAGCAACATGATCATAAGAAATTCATAGCTCACATAGGCACATAGCAAAGCTAATGAAACTGGTATACTCAACAAATCAAAGGAATCAACAGAGATCGAGCAACTGAGCAACAGCATCATCACATCATGAGCAGAAAGCAAGCAAAATGGATCAACTAGAAGTAGCAAGctagcaagcacatagcagcaagctaccaacaacaacaactagaagtAGCAGCAAGATACCAGTAGCATGCAATAGCTAGTGTAGCAGCAGAAGCAACAtctaggaaccagaacaacatcaGCAAGCAAGCAACAACATGGTTGAACAACATCATCAAGCAAGCAAAAACTAATCCTTAAGCAACATGATAAATAGTTGTTCTATTATTGGAGTACTGCCTTTTTGATCGCCAGCTATAACATTTATAATGTTGAATTAATCTGCCTAAGAGAGTTTTGTTCTCTTATTGAACTCTAAACATGGTACCCACAGGTCTACTGAACAATGTGCTACCCAAGGTTATCTCATTTCTAGCAGCAGCACCTAATAGCAGCAGCACCTAACAGCAACACCTAGCAGCAACCTAGCAGCAGAAAGCTAGGAGCAACAACACCTAGCAAGCAACAACCTTTCTAGCAGCACCAGCAGGGACATGGCAGCGCCGGCTCGAGGGGGAGCACcgagcagcagcagtagcaagcaAACTAGCAGCTCCTAGCAGTtaacatcgaggaggaggaggaggggcgcgGTGGCTACCTTGGAAGGCGTCAGCGGTCGAGGGCGTGGCGGCGTCAGCGGTCGAGGGAGGCGTCGATGGAGACGGGGCGCCGGTGGAGAGAGGAGTCGGTGGAGAGAGGGGCACCGGTGGAGAGAGGTGTCGGCGGAGATGGGGCACCGATGGAGAGAGGCGTCGACGGAGAGGGGGCACCGGTGGAGAGAGGCGTCGGTGAATGGGGTcgcagacgacgtccttctccacgGCGTGCGGTGGTTGGGGAGGAGGCAGGGAGAGGTGGTCGCCGGCGGTGGGAGAGGTGGTTGCCGGCGGGGAATCGAGAGGGGAATCGAGATCTCACAGTGATGCCTCGATCGGGATGGGGTGGGGATTTGGCTAAGTCCCCGACtccccttagcaatagcgcacctctaggggtgcgccacagtgatgcctagcaatggcgcacctcttGTGGTGCGCTACTGCCTATTTAGGTTTAGGTCAAAACATGGTCGGCACGTACTATTGACAAGAACCGAATTGTACCACAGTGGCTAGCTCCCCCTCTGTTAGGTTTAccctggccggccaggttcgaaccctggcggccccaatttttttcctttttaaaaaaaattgattTAACCATGTGATAAATAtcataatacaccaaaataaaaggcataaataataatATTATGTAGAGTATTTAAAATaatatagaatctagaaaatatccaaaaatatgaattatatgtctattttgatcggtacaatgtgtagattaacaatatgacatccattattcatacaagaaaatgatacataattatcttttcacaatcttcttgcccttctttctcgcggttgaataatttagccccggaactcctagacttcttctcttgaatggacggcctttaggtagggtggtcctgcttcttcttgttgtgtatggttcttcatcatcgccgtcgtcatcttccatcttcggatcgccgtactggtcaaagtctagctcgttggcggctccatccattccgatgatgctccttttgcctctcctcacgacaacacggctgggcttttgcgggtcggtaatgaagaagcattggtccacttgggaagctagtacccatggctcatatttcgcggtgacctttgcgcccgctgtcttggatttggcttcgggtataaccatggtggtgaaatgtcggtcttcttttacgacgttcttggcccacctgacacggaacatcggcacattctctccggcgtagctcagctcccagatctcctcgatctttccgtagtatctctgcttgatgtcaccggtgtaggactccatcgttaccccggagttctgataatcgctcttcatgtccttttcctcggtgtagaatgtgtagccgttgatatcgtacgcctgaaatgtcatcaggttgtgttcggcgccctgtgacaaggcaaagatgagtttttcttccgcagaagaatcctcgtctatagggtacgtcagcatcttgtccttgaaccaccgcgtgaaggttgagttgtgctctttgattatatctctctccgtcctctgttggccctgatcattgtacgtcgtggcgatgaaggttttgtgctctaccacccaaggatcgaccacgtctatgtgttgtagcgcgactaggtttgctctttcaaagtcggcgattcgacccttgaagtcgacatgcatttcgcggctaccctcgcggtgaccccatccagcgagcttccgAGGTGCCTGTTACGGGCAGACCGACGggattctcgatttctagataactcgtgcgaaggagatgcactcttcggtcgaaagcccttggctatgcttccgtacggacgtgccctgttgcgaacgtaccctttgatgacaccattcatcctttcgaacggcatcatgcttgtgcgagaacgtcggcccggttggatgatatcctccacgatatgtaccagcagatgcaccataacgtcgaagaatgcgggcgggaagtacatctcaagctcgcacagtatcaccacgatctcttcctgtagccttctaagttgcctcacgccaacagacttccgagagatgacgtcgaaaaagttgcataggccaaaaagcgtttcacgaacgtgcgcgtccatgatcccacggattgcaaccggaagtatctgcgtcatcagcacgtgacagtcgtgagacttcatcccgctgaacctctgcttcgctttgtctaggtacctgcttatcttccccgcgtaaccgtaaggaagttttactcctaggagacagtcgaaaaactgctcgatctccttctgacttagagtgaagcacgcgggggcagtaatattcgatctttttggcctttttgcccttgcgactactttgcgtgtcctccgcctcatcatcgtcatcgtcatcatcatcatcatcatcatcattagggcgtcccgcgtgaagctcctccctgatcccaattgattgcaagtcgtaccttgctttcggcccatctttggtcttctctggcatgttgaggagggtaccaagcagactctcgcacatgtttttcgtgatgtgcatgacatcaaggctgtgaggcacacggaggatcttccagtacggcaagtcccagaaaacagacctcgtcttccataccttaagcagcggctccggcgcctttcgcttctttcccgacggtgggcactctttccaatttttcaatagctcgtctatttgctcgccgcttctcgtacgtggccgtcttcgtggttcgtcttgaccatcgaacagatccttgcgtttcctccatgggtcgtcctcgcgaagccaccttcgatgtcccatgaacaccgttttcgaggacccaggatctctatctagctggcggtacgttgtgtcgtccatgcacctgacgcatgcattgaatccgtggaccacctgccccgcgacatatccgtaaccgagaaagtcgtgcaccgtcgtgagcaacgcggctctcatagggaaatattcttctgcggcggcgtcccacgtgttggcaggcgcgtcccatagcatggctagctcctctttcagaagccccatatacagattgatgttgttccctggttgtttcggcccttcaattagcatactcatttgaatgtacttcctcttcatgcacaaccagggggggaggttgtacatccacacaaacacgggccaggtgctatgcgtgctgctctgactgccaaacggattgactccatcggtgctcgcgcccagacttatgttcctaggatcgtccccaaattctgggtactcgaggttcaacgcattccactggctagtatccgaagggtgtctcaacatcctgtcctttttctttttcttcggatcatctgcgtcatcttctcccttcctcatctccgcgtgccagcgcattagctttgcttgcttaggatccgcgaaataccgctgcagacgaggagtgatcggaaagtaccacaccaccttccgaggagctttcttccccttcttgtaccgactgacgccgcacaccggacatatggtacactccgcgtgctcgttccgataaatgatgcaatcgttcaagcacacatggtatttcacatgcggtaaatccagaggacacacgattttcttggcctcctcgatactagtcggacacgtgttacctttgggaagacgttcctgccagaataacatgttgtcgttgaaggatgtgtccGTCATTacgtgctttaccttcatctcgagccatgagcgttactttcgaGCGCGTATCCTCCggctgcatccttcatacaatggagtaaccgcgtctacctccagttgatccatcttggctttctctcgggcggcagctcttgcgttactcgtggcttgagaagcagctcttgaagataagggtcctgcacccagtccatcgacgatggtccatcgtcttcatcttcatgatcgtcatgatgacctccatcttgatcttcctcatcatcaggtccaggatctcctacattatgatcatgatcatctccgggatcttctacatcctgatcatgtctgagatcttctacatcctgatcacctccttccttatttgttgttgaaatcccatggacaaattcataatcatcatcgtcgccttcccaccgatagccatccatgaaaccacgcatgagaaggtggtcccgcaccatatcggctttagggtccataaggctcgtcagcttgcatctttgacacggacatcttatctccttttggttatttctaatcatctcggctgtcgcggctttcaaaaacctagccacaacgccttcgctcatcatgcggaccatggtcgcctgcgggtatagagaaaatggatatcttagcataccaaaagaaaattttggcatgaccttccctaaaaataggacatatgtatatgcgtagtatgcccaacattcgccgaaacggaaatgaatcaacgtttcggcaacatattggcaactccatcgcatttcaaatccctgcaaacaaaaacacatgcaacacatgtgtggaggcttcgcatatacaacacatgtggatccggaggcttcgcataacacacatgcacgtgacgcttttcgcgcatgcgcacaacacaCATGATCATCGAGCTTCGcacataacatatgtgcacacacacgtgtacgTGACGTGTGTGCAAGATGATCATATcagaaccggtcacacacaaagcataaaaccaacaaagttaccgatacggcgagacctagagtgttggatgtggtaaaaagttgagattgagtagggtattgagctaagaaaacttcaccattacttacctatgaagaaaattaagtttaccaacttaatttttgtgaatgaagaggtgaaaatgaggtgggaaggaggggcaacacgaccagatccagatttggtgggaggtggtggtggaagagtgtttggggaaagtgggtggcacatgtgagtggaggggtAAAAGCAGGAAAATGGTCctaggttagcagtggcgcaccaccgatccgtgcgccactgctaggttgacatagcaatggcgcactgctaggtggtgcgccactgctaagcctctcatctctaaatgggctctggccaccccctagcagtggcgcacataacgacatgcgccataggtaacccatgtagcagtggcgcaccacctaagtgcgccattgctaagcctaccatctctaaacgggctctggacacgTCCTAGCAGTGGTGCACCTCaccaacgtgcgccataggtaaggaatgtagcagtggcgcaccacagggacgtgcgccactactagtttgggggaggagctggactactgtcaccacttacttatggcgcaccacaatcatggtgcgccactactacttttgtaacagtggcccaccattttttggtgcgccactgctaagtagtagtggcgcacggcagtcatggtgcgccactgctagcagtcttacggctaggccttttcctagtagtgggagTAAATCCAAAAGAAAACTTCTTCTGTTTGAAAAATACATGATCCCCGAACCAATTACTAAGAAACCCTTACATATATGATAGGAGCAGACACTACATAATTAGGAGAGATTTGTGGTTACTCTGCTTTACCTCCATTAAGGTATTTTTTTGTATTGTTGTCATATGCATTATATGATCTTAATCTCTCTCACACTCTCTAAAAATCTTGTATGTCGACAGAAGTAAGAACAAATGATGTATGTCGATAGAATATCAAGTGATCCTACCTGTGGGTAAATAACGGAATGCAAACGGATAGAATTTCTGGAAATTAGAAGGCCTTGTAACCTGGATTGTGAAGATCACATTATTAGCAAGCAGTTACAGTGCAAATGAATATCATCATTTAGTTGTAGCTTGTTGTTCCATTCAATCACAAGACTTGGGCAATTGAATTCTGTTCAAGTGAGGGTTCACCACAGGTTATTTCACCCTTGACAAATACGATCATTTCAAATATAATTAACTTACATACTCAATTCTTCTTCCCCTTCCAATCTCCCTCACTATCAGCAGCCAATCACCCGAACAAGAACTGGATGCACAAGCTAAAAAGGTAAGAGAAATTTGCCTCAAAATCTAGGCAAAAATGTCCCAAAAAATTATTCGGGAAAGTAAATACCTCACAAGGTGCAGTGGCCATGCTTCTCTTGTTGGAGTAGATCTGAGTTCTTTCTTGCATCCTCTTCCATCTCCCTGACCCTTTGTTTTTCCCTTTTCCATCTCCCTCACTAGCAACAACAAAGAACCCAGACAACTAAATTCACAAGGACAAAAGGCAAGAGAGGCAGAGAAAGGGAGAGGCAGAGAAACCTGGCTCACCTCGTCTCACTCTGGTAGGGTTTGGCGGCTGCTTGTTTTCCTCCCGTTGAGCAAGGAGATGAGGAAGAAGCAGAGTGGGGTGAGCAGCGTGCTGTGCTCTCCCGCCGGCCAACAACCACTCCTATTGGCGAGGGCACGGCGCATGGTCGTGGGCTGCGCTGTTCTTGAGATCTGCTCCTGGTCTCCGCCCCACCGCTGCACCTCCATCCGCAACCAGCTCTGGTTGCCAAGGGATGAGCATTGCCTGCCTCCTCCATCTCTCCGCCTCCCGCATACCAACGAACAAGGACGGGGACGCGGTGCCATGGAGTGGTAGGAGAGAGCACTGAGCTGCCGACGCGAAGAGGGAGGAGAGCATGAGCGATTGGTGGAGCGGAAGGAGGGGGATTGGGGAGGACGAAGCGTGTGAGGCGCCATTGGCCAGGACCAAGCTCGCGTGGGGATTGGGGGAGATGGGCTAGGGTTTATGTCCCTGGGATGTCCCTTTTTATACCCTACGGTAAGAAAACGAATGGCCAAGATGCACATCAGACAAGATCCGACTGCCCACAAGCGTTAATCGCTGTGAGGCCCCCCATGGGAGGGCAgctattatacctttagatgcaTATATGTGGCCAGGGTTCGAATCACCGGTGCGTCGATTTATTTTTGCGAACACGTGGGGAACGACGGAAGAAGGGAACGGAGACCAAAATGGAATTGCCGACTCTACAGAAAAGGAAACTGATCTGGTCGGGAATTGACCGCTCGTTGGCTCGCTCGCGGTCGACCGCCATCTAGGGGTGACCGCGAAGAACCATGCTATTCCGGATCGACCGTTACAGAATATGCATATATGTGGAAAAATGGCCAAACTACTATTAGTGAGCCAAACAAAGACAAAACGCGATGCACATATGTGGAATTTTGCTTGTTGTTTTCTGGGCAAACTTTTTTCCCTAGCTCCGCGTAGAGCACTGGTAGCTGACAAGGCGGTACCCACCCCCGCGCCCTCCCGCTTTAAAAACCCCAGCCATGACACCAGTTCAGAGAAGGCACCCAATACCCAGGCTGCAGATTCAGACCACCGCGCCACCTGACCTGCACTGCACTGCAACCATGGCGCCCGCGGTGGCCAGAGTTCTCGCGATCGTCCTCCTCGCGGCGGCCGCGTCGACCCTGGCGGTGGCGGACCCATCCCCCGACGCCGTGGCGCTCCAGGCCTTTCGAAGCGGGCTGGAGGACCCCGACGGCGAGCTGCAGAGCTGGGACCCGGAGCTGGTTGACCTCTGCAGCTGGTCACACATCATCTGCGACGCCAACAATCGAGTCACTCACATGTAAGTATTGCTCGCCCTGATCGATCTGCTTCCCTTCTTCCGCTTGGAACTTGGATCATCTGCACTGCATGTATTGCTTCCCTTCGAATACACCGTCCTTGTTCGAACGTTGTCCATCCCTCCTTTTTCTTAAACAGAGAGCTTGGCTATTCGAACCTGTCCGGTCCACTGTCGCCGGAGCTCGCCAAGCTAGACCAGCTACAGTACATGTGAGCACTTCTCTTCTAGCCCACATCCATCTCTTTGCTTGCAACTTTTGGTGCTGTGTGAATTACTTCTGCAGTAGGACTGACTCTTTTTTGGCGTCTCAGGAGGGTTGGGGACAACAATATTCAGGGAACGATCCCAGAAGAGTTCAGCGACGTGGGTAACCTGGTCAGCCTGGACGTGTACAACAACAACATCTCAGGGCCGATACCCGCGTCGCTTGGGAAACTCTCCGCCCTGAAATTCATGTAAGCTGATGACTTTTTTCAAGTGTTCGTGTGTTACATCTGATCAGAACATAGGCTTATGAGTTATGACTTAATTTCGTTTTATTATACAGtaatatttaaaaaaaaaatcttgaTTCTGAACTTCTCTACACCGTGCTGACATATTGCTTGCACGACGCAGGAGGCTGTATCAAAACCGTTTGACCGGGCCGATCCCGATGGAGCTGACTGGACTGTCCAAGCTGGAAGTTCTGTAAGTTGAGCTAGCCGAGGCCCTGGTGTGGTGATATTGTGTCGCAGAGTCGAGATCTCTGATCGATGAACCGTCATTAAATTCTCCCCTCCATTTGCTCCTGCAGGGAACTCTGGAACAACGATCTATGCGGCGCGATCCCGACTTCCGGACCGTTTCAGAACTTTCCTCCGAACAGGTACTGGTACACTTCTTTGTTACAAGTCTGCTTCCTGTTCTGAGAAATGTCACGGGTGTTTGTACACCCTGGACGATGCTCGGCTCAAAAATGGCCATACCTAAGCAATACTCGCTCACCGTTTTGTTGCCGCGTGCAGCTTCGCCGGCAACCCGCGCCTGCGAATCCCCGGCCAGCAGCAGGGAGCCGACTGCTAGATCGACATGGCAGCGGCCAGCGTGAATAAGCGTAAGCGGGCGTCCAGGTTAATTGCCAAGAGCTGGGAGTGTCATTGCGATGATGCACGTAATTAGCTGTGTGTGTGGATGTGGCACATCAGGGTGGGTGTCTATCTCTTGTACATGCCGTCCTGATCAAGAGGTGATCAGCCTCCATAATGAAAATATGCAATCAAGCGCCTTGCCCTTTTGCCTGCCGGATTGTAGATCATTTTGTGTTTCTGTCGCGCGGTGCTACTGGAACTATGATAGTATGATTCACATGTCAAATGCGATATCTGAAGCGCGAGACAGCATG
This Lolium perenne isolate Kyuss_39 chromosome 1, Kyuss_2.0, whole genome shotgun sequence DNA region includes the following protein-coding sequences:
- the LOC127336119 gene encoding uncharacterized protein, which translates into the protein MTPVQRRHPIPRLQIQTTAPPDLHCTATMAPAVARVLAIVLLAAAASTLAVADPSPDAVALQAFRSGLEDPDGELQSWDPELVDLCSWSHIICDANNRVTHIELGYSNLSGPLSPELAKLDQLQYMRVGDNNIQGTIPEEFSDVGNLVSLDVYNNNISGPIPASLGKLSALKFMRLYQNRLTGPIPMELTGLSKLEVL